The segment GGGCGCGGTGCCGGTGTCGCCGCCGAGCCGCGGTGTCACGCACCGCCCGCCGCCCCCTTTATacctgccgccgccgccgcctgcgTGGGCGCCCGCGCGCGCCCGCCAGCCAATCACCGCGCCGGCCGCCCGACGGGGCCCGCTCCTCCATTGGGCGCCAGTTGGGCCCGGCGGTGACGTCATGGCCCGCTCCTTGAGGGTCCCATTCACAAAAAACGCgcggggcgcggcgcggccggggcgggggggcCGCTCCCGCTGCACCGCTGCCGCTGCACCGCTGCCGCTGCACCGCTCCCGCGTGGCGACCTCTGCAGCAGCGGGACCGCATTGCAGAGCGGCGCCGCTCCCTCCCCGGGAATTCCCGCCCTCCCGGTGGCCGCCGCCGCGTACCCGGCGCTCTGCCGGCTGTGGGTGGCGGGGGTTCCGCGCCGGCGGGATGCGCAGCGGGGCAGGGGCACGGCGGGCGGCCATCGCCGCCCGAGGGGAGCACACCGGCACGCCTCAgcccctcggcagaggagggaGCGCTGGCGGCGGCACCCGCCGCTCCTCGCCGGGAAAAGGGACAAGCGGCACCTGCGAGCATCCCCGCGGCGGCGACGAGCGGCTCCCGTGCTCTGCCCTGCCGGGAACCCGcaccgccccgccgggccggggccgcggagTAACTCCGCGCTCCGAGGGGAAACTGTCGGCATCGCCAGCACCTCCACCGCGCAACTTCAGGGGCAGGTGCAGCGCCTCTGCGCGCCCGCGGAGCGGGGCTCGCCCCCGCGCTGCCCGGCCGGGATTACCGGGCAGCTGCGCGCCGCCCATGCATCACCCGCCGAGGACCCTCTGTCACCGCAGCACCTGCCCGCTCAGGATGTTTGTCCGGGCGGGTGTTTGCCCAGGCGCAGCAAGCACCAGCCCGGCGGGGGCGGGGACACtcgacacgggggggacacaaGCGGGGCGGGGAAGGGGAGAAGCGGCCCGGGAGAGGGGGAGAAGCGGCCCGGGAGAGATGCTCTGCAGCGCCTGGGCGCAGAGAGCGCTTCCACCGCGCCCCGAGAGACCGGGAGCGCCTCTCCTGCCCGCCCCAAGTCGCTGGGCGTCCGCCGAgcccggcggcagcggcacacgGGGACGCGCAGGGTCCCGCACCGTCCTCGGGACCCCGGAGCCACGCGGCCCCGCCCGTCCCGGCCCTGCCCTCGCTCCCCTGCGGCGCTTCCCGGCTCCCGGCGGCTGCGGTGGCAGGAGACGCCCGTGCCGCTGTCGCCGGCCCCGGCGGCGACACCGCGGCGAGCAGAGCCCCGCGCAGGGAGCGGGGGACCGGCGCGGCTGGGTGGCGCTTTCCGCTGCTCAAATGGATGGGGAGCGCTCCTGGGAACATCCCAGCGGGCTCCTCGCTTATGTTTTCACAGCCGCCGATGACAGGGTCGTTCCCGGCGGCAGGAGCCGTGTGTTCACCGGGAGATGGATGGATAAATCTGGGGGGAGCCGCGGGGCGGGTGATGTTTTGTTGATGAGATTTTAGCTGGgaagtttggaaaaaaaaccccacgaACACACAGAAACCCCTGGCGAGTGGCTGCCGTCCGGGGAGGGATGGCCGTGTCCATCGCCACCGCCTTTCGGGGCGCCCCGGCCCCGTCCCCTCCCGGCGCGGGGCGGCCACCGGCGGGCGCTGCGCCGCCTCGCCGCCCTCGTTTTGCACAACAATTACAAAACCCTCTCgggtttttggggtctggcttctgctttttttccaaGTGACAACCCGAAAcacttttgggggtttttttggggttttttgggggggttgatCCCCCCTCCCTCCCAACACATCTTCGTAGCCCTTCACGAGCGGCAGCCCTCGAGGCGGTGGCGGAGGGGATGCTCCCTGGAAGGCTTTCTTCTTCCCCTCCGCTCTGCCAAATTTGAAAGTTCGTTTTAAACAGCAGCTCCCTCGCACGTAGGGTCACCACGGGAATCCCCCGGGAGAAGGAGTCTAAGTATTTGATTTAAAATCTCTTCCGTTTTCACGACTCCTGTTCTGGTTTTAAGGTAGTTTATCTGAGGATGCATTTACAAATATTAGTCAGCACCTAAAGGAATGGCTCGGcgtttgttttgctgttttaatATGATTTCTACAGTTACACCAACAGAAATACAGCTCAGGGACTTAAATGACTGGGCTGCCAGTATGGTATTTCTCTCTAACTtcactctttcttttctcttcctatGCTAAGAGTTAGTTGTTCCCATTTCCATTGGGTAATTATTTACTCCGTGTCCATATAGACTATTCCCGGGATTAAACTTAAAACAATAAAATCCCAGACGATTCTGTTGTAAAACatatttcagtttcttcctTTCTGGGAGGAAAAAGCTAAATTTTGCCTTGTGGCTGATTGCAGTCAGCTCAAGCCCTTCTCCTGCCAGTGTGGCTCGGTCCGGGGCTGGAGCCGGTGATCACAGGATTTCAGGTGCCAACATTTCTACTTTAAGCTTTCACAGGAAGGAGTGTAAATTTAAACCAACAGGTACGAATGCCAATAGATCCACTCCTGTGCACGTAGAGATGATGTAGCACTTGGATGTTGGCAGGCACTCCGGCTGCTCCTTGCCAGCGCTAATGGAGGGACTCCCAGCTGGAACGCTTGTCCtatttcccccctcccccgTGGCTGTATGTCATCTGCTCTCCCCAAACATATCTTCTTTTTTGCAAATTTCTCCTGTACGTGAGATGGAGAAGAAGGGCAGTTGTCCAGTTTGTCTATTTTTGAAGCTGTAAAAAAGAGGATTTTCACAGGATGACGTTCTTCTGTTGCTCGATAAATCCAAAACCAAAGGTTAAACGTTCATGGAAAATCTGGGAGAGAGGGGTACTTTGCAGCATTGCACTAAGAAAGTGAGACATTTACTGAAACAATCTGTTCCAAGGGACTTGTTCTGCCTTTTTCAGTGCTGGGTATAGATTCAAAGCAGATTAAATAAAAAGGCTCAGAATGACGggattctttttatttatttatttcaagaaaTCAGATTGTTTAATGCAACTCCCAGCTCCACATAAAAGGAATTCCGTTTTCAGataaatttgttttaatttttagagAATAAGAAAAATCTGGGCTGTTTTATAGTGACTTTCTCTACATTAAATGCAACTTCTTAAAATATTATACTCTTTGATACCATTTAAACCAATATATTTTAAAGagtgatctttttttttctactgtaaATATTGCCATTATATTGAGAAGCCACAGATACTGTAGTGAAGTTCTGAAATGCTATCAGATGGCATGCTGGTAAAAAAACTACTGCATTTATATATTATGGTGCAATTTTTGTTCAATACTAAAATGTAGTTCATCAAGAAAGATAGGACTGTGAGCTGCACAGGTAAAATCTTCATTTCCATGATTGGTTCATATCAGAGAAAAGTGGACCCTATAAAAATGAAAGGGGAGACAGTGATGATGCCATGATCCACAAACACAGTAAATTCTCCACGAGGGAGGTGAGTGTGATTCAGGTCTCTGCTCTAAGTTTGTTCTTCATAACAACTAATCAAGATTTTTTCAGGTAAGGGCAAGTTATGATAAAGCCAACTGTAAAAATCACATGCTCTTTCTTTACAAGGAGAACCTGGGGAGTCACTTCACTGCTCCTTAAGAAGGCTCTGCAAGCCACGTGGGGCAAGATGAACAGAGCTAACATTCTAACATTCATTCTAACATTTCATTGTAACCCACCGTTCtgtagaaaatgaaattaactAAGCCAGAGTTAATGGGGTCGTGCTGCTGTAAAAGCAAGCTGTGTGTTAGCAGGAGTGTCTTGTTTGAGGCCTGGGAGGTAATCCTTGCAGTCTACCTTTTGCTGATAAGATCTAGACCAAAAAGACTTGGGTAAGTTGGAGAAAGTCCAGAAAAATACCAGTAGGGATTATCAGAGATTCCATATAAGGATTTAGGGAAACAGGCTCAAAGACCAGGGAAATGTAACTGAAGGAAAGACTATGGGGAAAGATGataacaaaaatataaatacttgTCCTGAAATAATAACAATCTGTAATCTGGTGCTATATTATATACTATAGTCTTGAAGGGCAACAAAGGAGACACCACACTTGAGAAAAGCTTTCTACAAGTGAGATTAATGAGAGGCAAGAGTAGGTTGCATCTCAGTTATGGCACTGAAAGCTCTTTCAGTGGAGGATTTCATGGCATGTTACTCTAACATCTGTCAGGAGTGACATATATAGGTGAGATACTGTGGGAAAGGAATATAATCCATTACATTTGTTCTCTTCATACCTTTCTCCTCCGATTTCTGTGACACCATAATTTGAAAAGCTGGAGAATGGCTTAAACTCTGAAACCAACACTATAACTTTTGTAGGCATTTGGTTTTGCAAAACTTACATCCCTAATTGTTCAAATTATTTCCTCAATCCTGCTACCATAGTCTCTGAAAAAACATATTCAGATTTAGCATAAGCTTACATCAAGCTTACCCACATAACTAATATTGTACCAATCTATCTTGTGGTTTGGTTTGAATTTggcccaaaaaaaaaaaaaaagagcttcttttttataaaaatgcaGTACTTTCCTGAGAACCAGAACACTGATATAAATCCCAACACTAAAGCATTTCCTTTTTAATGGACATTAAATCTGGATTTGGGCTGCTTCAGTGCCTGCTTTAGAGAAAGTGGAACTGCTGTTGAGCTAATTAGTGAAAAATCTATGAATCACTCTGGAAGCAAATTTTCCTCCAAAACGCTTTAGAAAAGCTCCAAGACTGATTTAGGACAGACAATTTAAACAGAAGATCAGGGTTGCAATGGTTTAATCTCCTCGAAATCATCTTAtcacacaaaaaccccaaaagattCTGTAGGTTCTGTGGCAATTTTCCTGGATATGTTCAAAATCCAGTTTGGAATAATCCTTTAAACCAGACTGGGCCACGCTGTCCTGCCCTGAGGTTTGCTTGGCCAGGCAGCAGTGGCAGTCCACAGGGACGTTTGCTATGACTTTGTCACCTTCTGTCCTGCCTTAGCACAGCTCAGCCTCCGAGCAGGTTACTCCAGCCCTCTCCTGCCACCAGGAAACTCATTCCCTCCCTCTGACAACTGGCACAATTCCAGTTCTGTCCCAGGCTACACCTCCAGAAGGCTGACAAGGAGAGCCCCTCACACTCAGCAGAGGCAGGGTCAGACCTGCAGCATTACCAGGGTAGCACTGAGGGGATGCACTACAGAGGAAAACCTCACCCTGAAAATGTTTCAAAAGCAGCACTAACTtgcactcctttttttttttttttttttttttgcaatttccAGGTAAAATGAgagttggaaaaaaaacctccgAACAGAAAACTAATCCTGTTAAACAACATCATGGTTATAAAACTTTGATTTCATTGCTTGCACAAGTACTGTGATACTATCTTATATATTGTCAGAGCATGTCTGTGAAAATAAGGTGAGAAACTGTTTCTCAAGCTCTCGAGTTAATCCTTGCTTCTTGTTTACAGGATGTTAGAAGAGTGGAAGTCCTCCTGTCATCATTTCATCCTTTGTCCTGCCAGTACTGAGGTCTGATGAAGCCACGGGGTAACTTAGAGCTGTCCTCAgtccctcccagagccaggcagagTCCTGACATTGTTAGGTCCTACAGCACTGATTTAGCCTCTGCCTTCAGTGAAATTTGGGGCTGAAAAAGATCTCTGTCCTTATATACTGGTAAATAGCTTGTGAAGGCAAAGGCTATTACAACATGATATTTGCTAATCTACTTTCAGCAGAGTTTCTCGGAACCCCTAGTCCTATGAGACCATCAATTAAAAAGATGAATTTCTAAATTTATGTGTAGAATTGACCTAAGTATACTCTGAAAGAACCAGAAAAtacaacatgccaaaactattTCTCAAGTTAAGCCAGTCTCCAGCCTTCTGAGTCTACTTGATAGACATGAAATGTTTAGGCGGAGTAGGACTGTGATGAAAGAAAAGGATGTGACTGAAGGAAATGGTGGGGATTTTCTCAGCAACCAATCACCAAATTCACAAGGGAAAACATCAGAtgtgtttttctgtttcagatAATGTGTAAAGCACCAGCATCATCACAGGCTTGGCTCAGGAGATAATTGTGACATGGAAGTGGATCATTCTCTATGATGACACAGGTTAAAAAGAGCTTTGTGAGTGTAATAGATAACATCTGCACATTAGTCTAAACTTGTCAGTGGGCttgtgaaattaatttctttcatgACAAGCATGCCTGATTCACATACATCTGTAAagatttctctcttttccctaaTCCACCACCAAAGGCAAGGAGCAAAACCTTTACACATCTGTCTATAAAGAAGTTGTTTTCCTGAACTTTATAAATCATGTCATTATTTCATTGAACAAGAGACATTACTACAGGAATGGAAAACACTTTAACCTGATAAAGCTTTACCTTGTTTTCCAGCTACAATGTCAACTCTGAAGAATAAGAAAACCAGAGCCTGTTTCGAAGCTGGAGCTAAATACAAGTTTGTGAGTATTTTAATGGAACTTggaaaaagctttatttttctcctcacaATTATCATCAAGATCTTAACATTGCTATACAGAGAACAGCCACACCTGGCAGTATATTTCTTCAAAAGTCAAAGCTATATATAAGTATGTGTAGTCAAAGAATACAAAGCCAAATAATTGCTTTGTGATTTTCCTGAGAGGACAGGAACACAATCATTTCCTGTTACTCCAACTTCTGCTTATAGAATTTCTAGTGCAAAGTAATTGCAAAACTTGATGACTAGAATGTTTTAGAATTTAATAAAGATACATGCATTAATGGGTTTCTTTACTCAGCCATCATTTTTataattcaaattaaaaaaccTTTATTCATCCTATAAGTTTGCTCATTTGATCATCCATTATTAAGATGAGTAAAACATTCCCAAAGAAGCAATTCAGCATAAGCTGCCCACACACTTCTGaaagaatgaatgaatgaatgaatgaaaaaaaaattaaaaaataaaaagatcaATCAGAAACTGGCAAGGAATCCTGTGCTTGGACAGCAATTGGAGTCTTGCATCCCTAAACCTGCATCCTTAAGTGATTTCATCTGTCTACAAGGGTTTATTTATCACTTACTTTTGAGAAGTTTCAGTCATCTTTGTCCATGCTGCTCCATTTAATCACGCATCTTTTAGAGGTTCTCAGACCTTTAATCTTGGTTGACTCACTATCTTTAGCATTTGGCTTGAccaaaatggattttattttcctgcaatCACGCTTTTCAGTTTCCCTTCCTCTGTTACAGTGGTTAACATCACTGTCTCTTGTCCATCCCCATGGCTAAAACACTCTGGTAAGGTCAGTTTTGACTGCTCTCTCCTGTGCTTGAAGATACTTGTCAAATATTGTTGGCTTTCCCTCCACTACAAATCTATTCCTTTCTGTTCAGTCAAATATTTGGACTTTTCTTCTGTatctttttctcccctcttcttGGATCTTTCctatggtttttttttcccttttcaccCCTTCAAAACGCTTGCTGCCAAAACTGTTAATTACCTTTCTTTTCTTACATGGATGCAGTAGAAATCATGATCATCTAAAACTTTGTGTATTTAACACTTCAATAACAGAGCATTGAAGATAAGCTGCAAAAATAATTCAAAGCAATAGTACCTCTACCTATGTTTTCTCAGACATTTAAGCATGTGCACATCTTACTCCTTAGCAATTTCTCTTCGTTCTTCCTCTGACTGGAGCCAAGCTGAGGTCCTGAATCTTTGGTGAGAATTCTTTAGGCACTGGCATTGAAAATACTGGTATTTTTTGCAGATATGACCCAAATAATTAAGACACCGGGCAGTATCACACTGAAATAAAGGATGAAGAAATAACTTGGAGGAAGAATGAACAAAATAAACCTCCAGCAGGTCTGAACCCACTTCTTTGTATTCTGACAAACTTGGTAAGATTTTGATACAAGACGCTGGCATTGACACAAGTTATTAATGAGCTACATCAGCATAAATTTCTCATCTTTAGATCTTATCAATGTACTTAATTCAACAAGAAAGACATCTCAAGTTAGAGACATGTGGCACAGAAATTGTAATGGGCCAGGAATGCTTCTGTTATTCCTAAAATTGGGTGTAAAATAGTAGTAATGTAATGACAAAATCAACATGAATGGAAACAAATCTGGGTTTGTTTATGAAGTACCTTGCCAAGAATGCCGCATGGCACAGCAACATTGCTCTCTGGCCTCTGCCTTACAGATCTCGGCCTCTTCTGCAGATCAAGCCCTCGTTCCTGAGCCAGCATCCCACTAAGTGACAACAACTTTGCACATTAAATGTGTGATCTCCGAGCTGCTCGGTCACAAGGGCCGGGGACGTTCACCCATGCCATCTTGCTGCCTGCGAGGGCAGGGaccctttcctgctgctgtctggctgggccatggccaggtcaggagcccaggctgggctgcacaGCACGGGAATCATGGACATCGCACCTGGAGCTGCCACAAATCTGTCCGGAACACATCTGCCAGAGGGAATCACTGTGGGCTTCACCAGCCCAAGGCTCCCCAAGCCCGAAGCGTGCCTGGGAAAgacaatggcatcctggcctggatcaggaatagtgtggccagcaggagcagggaggtcatccttcccctgtactcagcactggtgaggccacactcTGAGTGCTtgtccagttctggcccctcagtttgggaaggacattgagatgctggagagtgtccagaggaggcaatgaggctggagaggggctgggaacacaagccctgtgaggaacaactgagggagctgggggtgtttagcctggagaaaaagagactcaggggtgaccttatcactctctacagctccctgaagggtGGTTGTGCTCAGGTGGGAtcggtctctttctccaggcagcaactgacagaacaagtgGTCACAGTCtacagctgcaccaagggaaatataggttagatgctaggaaaaagtttttcatggaaagagtgataaagtactggaatggtctgacggagaggtggtggagtcaccatccctggttGTGTTtcaaaaaagactggatgtggcactcggcGCCACGGTTTAGTTGAGGTGCCAGGGaacaggttggactcgatgatcttgaagttctcttccaaccttgtgcTTCTGTCATCTCCAAACTGCGCGGCTGCGATCCTAGAGAGACTTAACACGGAGCAGAGAACTGCCGGTCCCTCCCCGCAGCTGCCACGGCCGGCGGGCGTTCCGACATCCGACACTGCACAAACCCCGAGGGGCCCGCTCGGTATTGTTCcggtcaaaaaaaaaaaaaaaaaaaaaagaagaagaagaagaagaaggagcagcGCTGCTGACGCGTTGGGCGGAGCCTCCGCGGGCCAATGCTCGGCGGCGGGACGGGGACGCGAGGAGgaagcggcggcggggccgatGCGGGTGGCGGCGGAGCCGGGGGCGCGCCCGGGCGCGGCGACAGCGACAGCGACCGCGGGCAGCGGCGCCTGGCTGCTGCCGCTGGCGGCGGtgctggcgctgctgctggcGCTGGTGGTGCGGCAGCTGCTGAAGCAGCGGCGGCCGCCCGGCttcccgcccggccccgcggggctgcCGCTGCTCGGCAACATCCCCGCGCTGGGCGCCGAGCAGCCGCACGTCTACCTGCGGCGGCAGAGCCAGATCCACGGGCAGGTACCGCCGCCCCGGGGCCCGCGGGGGCGGGGAGGGccggcacggctcggcacggcacggcacggctcggctcggcacGGGAATCCCGGGAGCTGCCGCCGGGCGGAGCGCCCCGGCGGTACCGGGAGCGCAGGGCTCCGTGCCTCAGAGCGCGGTGTTTGAGATGCTTACAGCCCTTCAGCCTAACTATGTCAAAActaatattttcccttttttcccttctttttacTTTCTTCTATATCGAGCGTTTCTTTCCATCAGCCAGCTTTAGGCGGCCAATCTCTTGCGAGCTTCGTAAAAGTTAACTCCCAACTAGATCTAACGTGTATTttggtaattaaaaaaaaaaaagaagtaaatgtTCTTCAAGCAAAGTACTAGGATAAGTAGAATGGAAATAGGAAGGAAATGTGCTGTCGAATAAAGCAAGCTTTCTACTTGCCTGGAATGCTGTACGAAGTTTCAGTCATCTGTTCTCAGAAAGAATCCTGCAGAATTTGAGGGAAACAGCATATTAGGATTTGGGGGGACTGAAAAAATacagagttttaaaaaaaaaatcgtGTATGATGTAGGAATAAAGATCAATAAGTTAGACCAAAGTATACAAACCTCACAGATGGTTTGCAGAAATATACCGGGACTGTCTTCTTGACACATAAAAAAGAAGAGCCATTATAACAGTGATAATACCaagttttctaaaataaaatagactcatagaataatttaggttggaaaagacccttaagaTGATCgagtccaactgttaacccagcatTGCCAAGTCTgtcactaaaccatgtccccaaatgtcacaTCTACACAGCTTTTAAATGCCTCCCAGGATGacgactccaccacttcccctggcagcctgttccagtgcctgacaaCCCTTTGGGTGACAATCCAGTTGTCACAGAATGTATAATTAGGATAACATAATTTCTTATTGTGGAGGTCACCAGCTTTGACATGGAGAAAAGTCTAAAGATTTGTAATGGTAAAAATAGAGATTTCTAACACCGAGGGAATGTATGGAAAGGGATTTAAGGAGTCAGGTTTAGGCTcagttttaattattaaaatgtagatccagatttaattttttttaaaatcctgtaTGTGCCTTCTGCAGGCTGTATTGTGCCTTTCTCCAAAGCACCTTGTGCTAACCACTTGTAGAAAAGGAAGCTGGGCctagctgggctctgctctcagtTGTTGGCTGTCACCTTGGCTCTCACTCCTCTCTAGGGACTACATGAAGGTGTCCCCAGTCCTTAATTTGGAGGGCTGGTTTCTTTAggtgcacagcaaagcacagaaTGTAGTGTGGgctaattaattttattttttaacaaagcAAATGAGCTTACCAGAGACTCTCCTGTGTAATGGCACATCTGTCCCACCTCTGGCCACCTGTGTGCCCTGCTGAAGGTTATtcagctctgcatttcacaTTGACGTTTAGCATCGTTTCACTTTTTCATTCCTTGTTCTCCAGACTGGGTTGTACTAGCATTTGAcactttttattccttttttttctctccccgCAAAGATCTTCAGCCTTGACCTCGGGGGTATATCTGCTGTTGTGCTGAATGGCTACGATGCAGTGAAGGAATGCCTTGTCCATCAAAGTGAAATTTTTGCAGACAGGCCGTCTCTTCCCTTGTTCAAGAAGCTGACCAACATGGGAGGTGAGTACTAATCTCTTTTgtataaaaatgtaatttttgtcCCATACATGACATGAAGCATCTGCTTTAGCCAGTTCTGTACTTGATGTCCTTTCATAAAATACTTGATGCTTCTGTAAAGATATTTGGAAAGGAATGTCACTCGTGGACTATGCTCCATAGCAAGACGtccaaaatattttgtctcattttttgtcttgttgaataatttcattatcttatgggggaagaaaaataaaatactgtgtCAAAAAATACATTGCATAAAATACtgtgtcaaaatattttttcaggcTTACTGAACAGTAAATATGGCAGAGGATGGACAGAACACCGCAAATTAGCTGTAAATACCTTTCGAGTTTTTGGATATGGTCAAAAGTCCTTTGAACACAAAATTTCTGAAGAATCTCTGTTTTTTCTTGATGCCATTGATACGTACAAAGGCAGACCCTTTGATCTTAAGCACTTGATAACAAATGCTGTTTCAAACATTActaatttgattatttttggaGAACGTTTCACATACGAagatacagaatttcagcacaTGATTGAGATTTTTAGTGAAAACATTGAATTAGCTGCTAGTgcttctgtatttttatataatgcTTTTCCTTGGATTGGTATCTTGCCATTTGGGAAACACCAGCAGCTGtttaaaaatgcagctgaagTCTATGAGTTTCTTCATGAGCTTATTGAACGTGTCTCTGAAAATAGGAAGCCTCAGTCACCTCGACATTTCGTAGATGCATATTTAGATGAGATGGATTGCAATGGAAACGACCCAGAATCTACATATTCaagagaaaatttaattttctccgTTGGAGAACTCATCATAGCTGGGACGGAAACCACAACAAATGTTTTAAGATGGGCAGTGTTATTTATGGCTCTTTATCCAAACATTCAAGGTAAGAATTTTGCCATATTGAGGAACTGATTTACTTTCCTGTTGCagatttaaaatgctttttcgAAGTGGTGCATTGATCCATAAtcatcaccaaaaaaaaagctttgtatATATTATTCTATCATGTCATTTACTAAATATACTATGGACTTGTTTTAAATGCAGACAAAGAGGATATCAAAAGTCAAGTGTCATGATAAAATTTTATCATATTATTTTGTGAAGACATTTTTATGAAGCTTTAATACTTTTAAGTATTTCTAATATATTTAGGTTTAGGATTGTGATGCATGATCTGTTGTTGGCAGATATACTAATCTATGTAGttaataaataataagaaaatgtaattaaatatgAAGGTaataaactaaattaaaaatgtaCAGGTGTCAGCAAAAATGTAAATCAGGTTGTGGTAACAATTTAGGTACAACTCTTTTTATCTTACATTCCCCAGTTCACAACAGATTTACATATGATAGAGAGGAATACTTACACTTTGGGAAGACCAGAAAcggcatttaaaaataaaaatatg is part of the Passer domesticus isolate bPasDom1 chromosome 6, bPasDom1.hap1, whole genome shotgun sequence genome and harbors:
- the LOC135303502 gene encoding vitamin D 25-hydroxylase isoform X1; translated protein: MRVAAEPGARPGAATATATAGSGAWLLPLAAVLALLLALVVRQLLKQRRPPGFPPGPAGLPLLGNIPALGAEQPHVYLRRQSQIHGQIFSLDLGGISAVVLNGYDAVKECLVHQSEIFADRPSLPLFKKLTNMGGLLNSKYGRGWTEHRKLAVNTFRVFGYGQKSFEHKISEESLFFLDAIDTYKGRPFDLKHLITNAVSNITNLIIFGERFTYEDTEFQHMIEIFSENIELAASASVFLYNAFPWIGILPFGKHQQLFKNAAEVYEFLHELIERVSENRKPQSPRHFVDAYLDEMDCNGNDPESTYSRENLIFSVGELIIAGTETTTNVLRWAVLFMALYPNIQGQVQKEIDLVIGPNKMPTLEEKCKMPYTEAVLHEVLRFCNIVPLGIFHATSKDTVVRGYTIPGGTTVITNLYSVHFDEKYWSNPEVFFPERFLDSNGQFVKKDAFIPFSLGRRHCLGEQLARMEMFIFFTSLLQRFHLHFPHGVIPELKPRLGMTLQPQPYLVCAERR